From Nitrospira sp., the proteins below share one genomic window:
- a CDS encoding GTP-binding protein: MTSAPVPFYLLCGSLGAGKTTLLMRLLEYWKQQGRRVGVLMNEAGEISIDGPRAGTIAEQVMNLAGGCVCCDTKEDLSWGIAQLVRDTGADLLILECSGLADPAEVIDAVTDLYTARLATLERVIALLHPIASETSHSSQYVTTQAIRCADELILNKQDLYVPGHWEEFKRGIVAQNPYARLWETAHARIDPAALLAPIQTNRPTARTNVAFGAPRPSGSSQRADYHPIATTVRLPRPLNRERFQAWSNALPKELERAKGFFRFEHEPELQEFQYAPPGQATVTPIMLLDEPNPAIVLIGRGFDHEQCQARLLACMTS; encoded by the coding sequence ATGACATCTGCTCCCGTTCCGTTCTATCTCCTCTGCGGCTCGCTCGGCGCGGGCAAGACTACGCTGCTGATGCGGCTGCTGGAATATTGGAAACAGCAGGGACGCCGCGTGGGCGTGCTGATGAATGAGGCGGGCGAGATCAGCATCGACGGGCCGCGCGCCGGCACCATCGCCGAGCAGGTCATGAACCTCGCCGGCGGCTGCGTCTGCTGCGATACCAAAGAAGATCTCTCCTGGGGGATCGCCCAACTGGTGCGCGATACGGGCGCGGACCTCTTGATCTTGGAATGTTCAGGGCTCGCCGATCCGGCCGAAGTGATCGATGCGGTCACAGACCTCTATACCGCCCGTCTCGCCACATTGGAACGGGTGATCGCCCTCCTGCATCCCATTGCCAGCGAGACCAGCCACTCCAGCCAATACGTCACCACGCAAGCGATTCGTTGCGCGGACGAACTCATCCTCAACAAGCAGGATCTCTACGTGCCCGGCCATTGGGAAGAGTTCAAGCGCGGGATCGTGGCACAAAACCCCTATGCCCGGCTTTGGGAAACCGCCCACGCCCGCATCGACCCCGCCGCTTTGCTGGCTCCTATCCAAACCAACCGCCCCACGGCCCGGACAAATGTCGCATTTGGCGCACCTCGCCCCTCAGGCTCATCCCAGCGGGCGGACTACCATCCCATCGCCACGACCGTACGGCTCCCACGCCCCCTGAATCGTGAACGCTTTCAAGCCTGGAGCAACGCCCTGCCCAAGGAACTCGAACGCGCCAAAGGCTTCTTCCGATTTGAGCACGAACCGGAGTTGCAGGAATTCCAGTACGCCCCGCCGGGACAAGCTACCGTGACCCCTATCATGCTGCTCGACGAACCCAATCCGGCCATTGTGCTCATTGGGCGCGGCTTCGATCATGAACAATGCCAGGCTCGCCTGCTGGCCTGTATGACGTCGTGA
- a CDS encoding DUF6680 family protein, protein MTISDALIILATLLGPVIAVQVTRYVDERKEEKGRKLQVFKTLMATRAYSLSAAHVEALNRIDLEFSTDQATERKVIEVWKQYLDHLGDKSLTLERWGEKRVEVLVELLYVMGQCLGYKFDKTQIKNGTYSPVAHGRIEEEQEAIRAQTLELLQGKRALNMFVTNLPNPARTQDGSSDS, encoded by the coding sequence ATGACTATCTCAGATGCATTGATAATTTTGGCAACTCTGCTAGGCCCTGTTATCGCTGTACAAGTTACGCGGTACGTTGATGAACGTAAGGAAGAGAAAGGGCGGAAGTTACAGGTATTCAAAACCCTAATGGCTACCCGCGCCTATTCTCTTTCCGCCGCTCATGTTGAAGCGCTAAACCGAATTGACCTTGAGTTCTCAACTGATCAAGCTACTGAACGAAAGGTTATAGAAGTATGGAAACAATATCTTGACCATCTGGGCGACAAGTCGCTTACGCTAGAACGATGGGGGGAAAAGCGAGTCGAGGTTCTTGTAGAACTTCTCTACGTCATGGGTCAGTGCCTCGGCTACAAGTTTGACAAAACACAAATCAAGAACGGCACATATTCGCCCGTTGCACACGGACGCATTGAAGAAGAGCAAGAAGCTATTCGTGCTCAAACTCTGGAACTCTTGCAAGGCAAGAGGGCCCTCAATATGTTCGTCACAAATCTACCAAACCCAGCACGGACACAGGATGGATCCAGTGACAGCTAA
- a CDS encoding cation diffusion facilitator family transporter, translating to MTGLASFEHLRSRLYLSLGLNALIITAEFIGGFILDSIGLMSDAGHNLVDQGSLFLALYAHILTKQPASAARTFGYHRAGVIAAFLNSFILVLTAIGITLVGIKRLLHPVPVDGGWIMGIAAMSFAANLSIALLLQHGAKDDLNIRSAFWHMLGDAWVSLGVVLSGGAIMLTGWTVLDPLISLLVVGAILHGAWPLFRESLDVLLESTPPTISASHVATTIESLPGVKNVHDLHIWAVEPRLIMLTCHVLVDGNDEGLTNALLHTIRDRVSSDFGIHHMTIQMGTHCCEPDTVHCDLTKLPAHCHPLESHTHHH from the coding sequence ATGACCGGCCTTGCCTCATTTGAGCATCTGCGTTCCCGGCTCTACCTCTCCCTGGGGCTCAATGCCCTAATCATCACGGCTGAATTCATCGGCGGGTTCATCCTCGATAGCATCGGACTGATGAGCGACGCCGGGCACAATCTCGTGGATCAGGGCTCGCTCTTTCTGGCGCTCTACGCACACATCCTCACCAAGCAGCCGGCCAGCGCCGCACGCACGTTCGGCTACCATCGCGCCGGCGTCATTGCCGCGTTCCTCAACTCGTTCATCCTGGTGCTGACGGCGATCGGCATCACCCTCGTGGGAATCAAACGATTGCTGCATCCGGTCCCCGTCGATGGCGGATGGATCATGGGCATTGCCGCCATGAGCTTTGCCGCCAACCTCAGCATCGCTCTGCTGCTCCAACATGGTGCGAAAGACGACCTGAATATTCGCAGCGCCTTTTGGCACATGTTGGGCGATGCCTGGGTCTCGCTCGGCGTGGTGCTGAGCGGCGGCGCGATCATGCTGACGGGCTGGACGGTGCTCGATCCGCTCATCAGTCTGCTCGTGGTCGGCGCCATTCTTCACGGGGCCTGGCCGCTGTTCAGAGAATCGCTGGATGTCTTGCTGGAATCCACCCCGCCCACGATTAGCGCATCACACGTCGCCACAACCATCGAATCCCTGCCAGGCGTAAAGAACGTCCACGATCTCCACATCTGGGCCGTGGAACCCCGCCTGATCATGCTGACCTGTCATGTACTGGTAGATGGCAACGACGAGGGACTGACGAACGCCTTGCTGCACACGATCCGCGATCGTGTGTCGTCGGACTTCGGCATTCATCACATGACGATTCAAATGGGCACCCACTGTTGTGAACCCGACACCGTCCACTGCGACCTCACCAAACTTCCGGCCCACTGCCACCCCCTTGAATCCCACACCCATCACCATTGA
- a CDS encoding BrnA antitoxin family protein, protein MKKNTTKKRSRTNWAKIDALKDKAIDTSDILEQGKAFFKHAVLRLPEPKTAVTIRLDQQVLKWFKAKGPGYQTRINALLRAYMEAHKS, encoded by the coding sequence GTGAAGAAAAACACTACCAAGAAGCGGTCGCGGACGAACTGGGCAAAAATTGATGCGCTCAAGGATAAGGCTATTGATACGTCCGATATCCTTGAGCAGGGGAAAGCCTTCTTCAAGCATGCGGTGCTCAGGCTGCCTGAGCCCAAGACGGCGGTCACGATCCGGCTCGATCAACAGGTCTTGAAGTGGTTTAAGGCAAAAGGCCCAGGCTATCAGACGCGAATCAACGCGCTTCTCAGGGCCTACATGGAAGCGCACAAGTCCTGA